One window of the Sparus aurata chromosome 7, fSpaAur1.1, whole genome shotgun sequence genome contains the following:
- the hnrnpa1b gene encoding heterogeneous nuclear ribonucleoprotein A1b, translated as MSKEVPREPEQLRKLFIGGLSFETTDESLRAHFEQWGGLTDCVVMRDPNTKRSRGFGFVTYSSVQEVDAAMSARPHKVDGRVVEPKRAVSREDSNRPGAHVTVKKIFVGGIKEDTEESHLRDYFTQFGKIEVIDIMTDRNTGKKRGFAFVTFDDHDSVDRIVIQKYHTINSHNCEVRKALTRQEMQTAGMGMRGGRSGGGGGRPYDFDRGFNQGGRGRYGDGPYNCNGGDGGYGGGPGGPGGYNNGGNRGYNQGGYNQGGGGGGGGGGGYGGNGYDSNGYGNCGGGGGGGGNNYNNMGHYDPQASNFGPMKNNYGGGGGGGGGRSFGGYGSSSNNGGYGRTGRF; from the exons ATGTcgaaagag GTCCCTCGCGAGCCGGAGCAGCTTCGAAAGCTGTTCATTGGAGGTTTGAGCTTTGAGACCACAGATGAAAGCCTGAGGGCTCATTTTGAGCAATGGGGGGGCCTGACAGACTGTGTG GTCATGAGGGATCCCAACACCAAGAGATCCAGGGGCTTTGGTTTCGTCACATACTCCTCAGTACAGGAGGTTGATGCAGCCATGTCTGCCCGCCCACACAAGGTTGATGGAAGAGTTGTCGAGCCCAAGCGAGCTGTTTCCAGGGAG GACTCTAACAGGCCAGGGGCACACGTAACAGTGAAAAAGATCTTCGTTGGAGGAATCAAAGAAGACACAGAGGAGTCACACCTTCGCGATTACTTCACGCAGTTTGGCAAAATCGAGGTGATTGACATCATGACAGATCGCAATACTGGGAAAAAGAGGGGCTTTGCCTTTGTGACCTTTGATGACCACGATTCAGTCGATAGGATTGTCA TCCAGAAATACCACACAATCAACTCTCACAACTGTGAAGTGAGGAAGGCCCTCACAAGGCAGGAAATGCAAACAGCAGGCATGGGTATGAGGGGAG gtCGCAGCGGCGGCGGAGGAGGAAGGCCCTACGACTTCGACAGAGGCTTCAACCAGG GCGGCAGGGGTAGATATGGTGATGGCCCTTACAATTGCAATGGAGGAGATGGTG GCTATGGAGGTGGTCCTGGCGGCCCTGGTGGCTATAATAACGGCGGCAACCGGGGGTATAACCAAGGTGGCTACAACcagggtggtggtggaggtggcggcggtggcggcggctaTGGAGGAAACGGTTATGACAGCAATGGTTATG GTAACTGCGGCGGTggtggaggcggaggaggaaaTAACTACAACAACATGGGCCACTACGACCCCCAGGCCTCCAACTTTGGACCGATGAAGAACAACTATGGCGGCGGCGGTGGAGGTGGTGGCGGCAGGAGCTTCG GTGGCTATGGAAGTAGCTCAAACAATGGTGGATATGGCCGTACAGGAcgattttaa
- the nfe2 gene encoding transcription factor NF-E2 45 kDa subunit → MCSTANYVLPLRRTCEALGTPGKLCGGVSMSANFSGARSHGAPQDTEMDVAWQELMAITELQFEGPGEGSYETAQYQSMEPMVPMGGYGMAQSHPDPPTAAACEISTAGTYDGCYPQEVPACHRLGNSTEAMYGHCESQLNQRMFPTSSHVQPSLMAPREQMNMSGTIQGHRRANACLAQGLNRHMLWTTHGQSLHPRSADDLESDSGLSLGSSPPLASPDNPGGGGAPGYQSAEIGMTYSDGEPDSMTEQARAAHIHYPMDYQNQSHSYLHSGAHPSYFSTQPTLSTQPDAPWSVKQQGQPSALSSLYVDSGVSSRGSSQPNMYTKPQGSISTPAPVSRDERRAMALKIPFPMDKIINLPVDDFNELLTQYTLTDTQLALVRDIRRRGKNKVAAQNCRKRKLESIIHLERELSQLQAQREHLAKERLEFKHSLAFIKCRLTDLYSEVFSHLRDEDGQPYSIDDYSLQQTPDGKIYLVPHTTMQKREQC, encoded by the exons ATGTGTTCAACGGCCAACTATGTTCTCCCACTGAGGAGAACCTGTGAG GCATTAGGCACTCCGGGCAAGCTGTGTGGGGGAGTGTCCATGTCAGCTAATTTCTCTGGAGCCAGGTCTCATGGAGCCCCTCAGGACACAGAGATGGATGTGGCTTGGCAGGAGCTGATGGCCATCACAGAGCTACAG TTTGAAGGCCCTGGTGAAGGCTCCTATGAAACAGCACAGTACCAAAGCATGGAGCCCATGGTCCCTATGGGAGGATATGGAATGGCTCAGTCCCATCCTGATCctcctactgctgctgcttgtgaAATCAGCACTGCTGGGACTTATGATGGATGTTACCCTCAAGAAGTTCCCGCCTGTCATCGTCTAGGCAACAGCACAGAGGCAATGTACGGACACTGCGAGTCTCAGCTCAATCAAAGAATGTTCCCAACCTCTTCCCATGTGCAGCCCTCCCTTATGGCTCCGAGGGAACAGATGAACATGTCAGGCACCATCCAAGGGCACAGGAGGGCCAACGCGTGTCTCGCTCAGGGTCTGAATCGGCACATGCTGTGGACTACGCATGGACAAAGTTTGCACCCTCGCTCAGCTGACGACCTGGAGTCAGACTCTGGTCTGTCTCTGGGTTCTAGCCCACCTCTGGCCTCCCCAGATAatcctggtggtggtggtgcacCAGGTTACCAGAGTGCAGAAATAGGTATGACTTACAGTGATGGTGAGCCAGACAGCATGACTGAACAAGCCAGAGCAGCACACATCCATTACCCAATGGACTACCAAAATCAATCTCATTCATATTTACACTCAGGAGCAcatccgtcttacttttcaacCCAACCCACTTTGTCTACACAACCCGATGCTCCTTGGTCGGTTAAACAGCAGGGTCAGCCCAGTGCACTGAGCAGTTTATACGTAGACTCAGGAGtgtccagcagagggagctcaCAGCCTAACATGTATACAAAACCACAAGGAAGCATATCCACTCCTGCTCCAGTCAGTAGAGATGAGCGGAGGGCCATGGCTTTGAAGATCCCCTTCCCCATGGATAAGATAATTAATCTACCTGTGGATGACTTCAATGAGCTCCTTACACAATACACTCTGACAGATACTCAACTGGCACTGGTCCGGGACATTCGACGGAGAGGGAAGAACAAGGTGGCAGCTCAGAACTGTAGGAAAAGGAAGCTTGAGAGCATAATTCACCTTGAAAGAGAACTGAGCCAGCTGCAGGCCCAAAGAGAGCATCTGGCAAAGGAAAGGCTGGAGTTCAAGCACAGCTTGGCTTTCATTAAATGCCGTCTCACAGACCTCTATTCAGAAGTATTTTCTCACTTAAGAGATGAAGATGGACAACCATACTCAATAGATGACTACTCCCTACAGCAGACACCCGATGGGAAAATTTATTTGGTACCTCACACAACTATGCAAAAAAGAGAGCAATGCTGA